Proteins from one Mycolicibacter virginiensis genomic window:
- a CDS encoding phosphoribosylaminoimidazolesuccinocarboxamide synthase: MSRPALSDYQHLASGKVRELYRIDEQHLLFVATDRISAFDYILDSEIPDKGRILTAMSVFFFDLVDAPNHLAGPPDDPRIPDEVLGRALVVRQLKMMPVECVARGYLTGSGLLDYQSNGAVCGISLPPGLVEASKFLNPLFTPATKADIGEHDENISFAQVIDLVGPVRAGQLRDRTLATYVQAADHALTKGIIIADTKFEFGIDEHDNLVLADEVFTPDSSRYWPADHYRAGVVQQSFDKQFVRNWLTGPESGWDRSGDQPPPALPDDIIAATRARYVEAYERISGLSFDDWVGPGA, encoded by the coding sequence ATGTCGCGACCCGCGCTCTCCGATTACCAGCACCTGGCCAGCGGCAAAGTCCGCGAACTCTACCGGATCGATGAGCAGCATCTGCTGTTCGTCGCTACCGACCGGATCTCGGCGTTCGACTACATCCTCGACAGCGAGATCCCGGACAAGGGCCGCATCCTGACCGCGATGAGTGTCTTCTTCTTCGACCTCGTCGACGCCCCCAATCACCTGGCCGGGCCGCCCGACGACCCGCGCATCCCCGACGAGGTGCTCGGCCGCGCGCTGGTCGTGCGCCAGCTGAAGATGATGCCGGTGGAGTGTGTGGCCCGCGGCTACCTGACCGGCTCGGGCCTGCTGGACTACCAGAGCAATGGCGCCGTGTGCGGTATCTCCTTGCCGCCCGGATTGGTGGAAGCCAGCAAATTCCTCAATCCGCTGTTCACCCCGGCGACCAAGGCCGACATCGGTGAGCATGACGAGAACATCTCGTTCGCGCAGGTGATCGACCTGGTGGGGCCGGTACGCGCTGGCCAGCTGCGCGACCGCACCCTGGCGACCTATGTGCAGGCAGCCGACCACGCGCTGACCAAGGGAATCATCATCGCCGACACCAAGTTCGAGTTCGGCATCGACGAACACGACAACCTGGTGCTGGCCGACGAGGTCTTCACGCCCGACTCGTCGCGGTACTGGCCGGCCGACCACTATCGCGCCGGGGTCGTGCAGCAGAGCTTCGACAAGCAGTTCGTCCGCAACTGGCTCACCGGCCCGGAATCCGGTTGGGACCGCTCTGGAGACCAACCGCCCCCGGCGCTACCGGACGACATCATCGCCGCGACTCGAGCCCGCTACGTCGAGGCCTACGAACGTATTTCAGGTCTTTCGTTCGACGACTGGGTCGGCCCCGGAGCATGA
- a CDS encoding type IV toxin-antitoxin system AbiEi family antitoxin domain-containing protein codes for MDHYLRRHDGVITRSQALECGLSSSAIGRRLQSGRWRRCGPGVYFADDRPFTTAARIRAAVWSYGPNAVASGLAAAWWHQLTTTSPNLVEVTVPRNSHGRAHRGTRLRRRDLFPADVVERRGLLVTGLDLTTVEAAARRGGGPKVMDTALQRHTELPRLWRAQLRNAGRQGSPAARRMLQAAQSGARSQAERILVQLLRDAGITGWVANYRLGSYKIDVAFPDIAVAIEVDGWAYHSGPDEFEGDRVRQNQIVLRGWTVLRFTWLDLATAPHRVIAEIQWAIRRATAR; via the coding sequence ATGGACCACTATCTACGGCGTCATGACGGGGTGATCACCCGCTCGCAGGCTTTGGAATGCGGCCTCTCCAGCTCCGCCATCGGCCGCCGACTCCAATCCGGACGCTGGCGGCGCTGCGGGCCTGGTGTGTACTTCGCCGACGATCGTCCCTTCACCACCGCCGCACGCATTCGAGCAGCGGTGTGGAGCTATGGGCCCAATGCCGTCGCCAGCGGTTTGGCCGCGGCCTGGTGGCACCAGCTGACCACCACCTCACCGAATTTGGTCGAGGTCACGGTGCCTCGGAATTCCCATGGGCGGGCTCATCGAGGCACCCGGCTCCGGCGCCGGGACCTCTTTCCCGCGGATGTGGTCGAGCGCAGGGGGCTGTTGGTCACCGGACTGGACCTGACGACAGTCGAAGCCGCTGCCCGTCGTGGAGGGGGCCCCAAGGTGATGGATACCGCCCTGCAGCGTCACACCGAACTACCCCGGCTGTGGCGGGCCCAGCTGCGAAACGCAGGCCGGCAGGGATCCCCTGCGGCCCGGCGGATGCTGCAGGCAGCGCAGAGCGGCGCCCGTTCACAGGCCGAGCGAATACTGGTCCAGCTGTTGCGCGATGCCGGCATCACGGGATGGGTGGCGAACTATCGACTGGGCAGCTACAAGATCGACGTTGCCTTTCCCGATATCGCAGTTGCGATCGAAGTCGACGGCTGGGCTTATCACAGCGGCCCGGATGAATTCGAAGGTGACCGGGTGCGGCAGAACCAGATCGTGTTGCGCGGTTGGACGGTGCTCCGGTTTACCTGGCTGGACTTAGCCACTGCCCCGCACCGTGTCATTGCCGAGATTCAGTGGGCGATTCGGCGCGCTACTGCCCGCTGA
- the purB gene encoding adenylosuccinate lyase yields the protein MSIPNVLATRYASTAMTDIWSPQAKIIAERRLWLAVLRAQSELGVPVPAQAIADYEAVLGDVDLASIAARERVTRHDVKARIEEFNALAGHEHVHKGMTSRDLTENVEQLQIRQSLQLVHDHGVAVAARLVSHAAAYRDLVMAGRSHNVAAQATTLGKRFASAAEETLLALRRVRELIDRYPLRGIKGPMGTAQDMLDLFDGDTAKLSELERRVAEFLGFSAVLTSVGQVYPRSLDHDVVSALVQLGAGPSSLAQTIRLMAGHELVTEGFAPGQVGSSAMPHKMNTRSCERVNGLQVVLRGYASMAAELAGAQWNEGDVFCSVVRRVALPDAFFAVDGQTETFLTVLDEFGAYPAVITRELDRYLPFLATTKVLIAAVRAGVGREAAHEVIKEHAVAVALAMRERGAEPDLLDRLAADDRLPLDRAALDAAVADRQAFTGAAADQVDRVAAEVAELVERYPGGAAYSPGAIL from the coding sequence GTGAGCATTCCCAATGTGCTGGCCACCCGTTACGCCAGTACCGCCATGACAGACATCTGGTCGCCGCAGGCCAAGATCATTGCCGAGCGTCGGCTGTGGCTGGCGGTACTGCGCGCCCAGTCCGAGCTGGGTGTGCCGGTGCCCGCACAGGCGATCGCCGACTACGAGGCTGTCCTCGGTGACGTCGACCTGGCGTCGATCGCAGCCCGCGAGCGGGTGACCCGCCACGACGTCAAGGCCCGTATCGAGGAGTTCAACGCCCTCGCCGGTCACGAGCACGTCCACAAGGGCATGACCAGCCGGGACCTGACCGAGAACGTCGAGCAGCTGCAGATTCGCCAGTCCCTGCAACTGGTCCACGACCACGGGGTCGCGGTCGCGGCGCGCCTGGTCAGTCACGCCGCGGCCTACCGCGACCTGGTGATGGCCGGGCGCAGCCACAACGTCGCCGCGCAGGCCACCACGTTGGGTAAGCGATTCGCCTCGGCGGCCGAGGAGACCCTGCTCGCGCTGCGGCGGGTGCGTGAGTTGATCGACCGCTACCCGCTGCGCGGCATCAAGGGGCCGATGGGCACCGCGCAGGACATGCTGGATCTGTTCGACGGTGACACCGCCAAACTGAGCGAGCTGGAACGCCGAGTCGCCGAATTCCTCGGGTTCTCGGCGGTGCTGACCAGCGTCGGGCAGGTCTATCCCCGCTCGCTGGATCACGACGTGGTCTCCGCGCTGGTGCAACTGGGCGCCGGCCCGTCCTCGCTGGCGCAGACGATCCGACTGATGGCGGGCCACGAACTGGTCACCGAAGGATTCGCGCCCGGCCAGGTGGGCTCGTCGGCGATGCCGCACAAGATGAACACCCGCAGCTGCGAGCGGGTCAACGGGCTGCAGGTGGTGTTGCGCGGTTATGCCTCGATGGCTGCTGAACTGGCCGGCGCGCAGTGGAACGAGGGCGACGTCTTCTGCTCGGTGGTGCGCCGCGTCGCGCTGCCAGACGCCTTCTTCGCCGTCGACGGGCAGACCGAGACATTCTTGACCGTGCTCGACGAATTCGGGGCCTACCCGGCGGTGATCACCCGCGAGCTGGACCGCTACCTGCCGTTCCTGGCCACCACCAAGGTATTGATCGCCGCGGTGCGTGCCGGGGTGGGACGCGAAGCCGCGCACGAGGTGATCAAAGAGCACGCGGTGGCCGTCGCGCTGGCGATGCGCGAGCGGGGCGCCGAACCCGACCTGCTCGACCGGCTGGCCGCCGACGACCGGCTGCCACTGGACCGGGCCGCGCTGGATGCGGCCGTCGCCGACCGGCAGGCCTTCACCGGCGCGGCCGCCGACCAGGTTGATCGGGTGGCGGCCGAGGTGGCCGAACTCGTCGAGCGGTATCCGGGCGGGGCTGCCTATAGCCCGGGCGCGATCCTGTAA
- a CDS encoding cytochrome P450: MEVQELASIDFTDLDNFADGFPHELFALHRRVAPVYWHEPTAHTPDGDGFWSVATHAETLEVLRDAETYSSVTGGDRPFGGTVLQDLPIAGQLLNMMDDPRHAQVRRLVSSGLTPRMIRRVETDLRRRARALLDAVEPGVPFDFLVDIAAEVPMQMICILLGVPEADRHWLFEAIEPSFDFRGSRKAVVSRLSIEDAGNRVYTFGRELIAAKRAEPADDMLSVVANSTDPELSDLEVYLFFQLLFSAGAETTRNAIAGGLLALSQYPDQYRLLRSDFDLLPTAIEEILRWTSPAPSKRRTATRRAVLGGQTIDAGQKVLVWEGSANRDAAVFDRAEQFDITRKPNPHIGFGHGAHFCLGAHLARLELRVLYEELLGRFGELAVVAPVEWTRSNRHTGMRHMMVELRP, translated from the coding sequence ATGGAAGTCCAGGAACTCGCGAGCATCGACTTCACCGATCTGGACAACTTTGCCGACGGCTTCCCCCACGAGCTGTTCGCGCTGCACCGCCGCGTCGCCCCGGTGTACTGGCACGAACCCACCGCCCACACTCCCGACGGCGACGGCTTCTGGTCGGTTGCCACGCACGCCGAAACGCTTGAGGTGTTGCGCGATGCCGAGACCTATTCGTCGGTCACCGGCGGGGACCGGCCGTTCGGCGGCACCGTGCTGCAGGACCTGCCGATCGCCGGACAGCTGCTGAACATGATGGACGACCCGCGGCACGCGCAGGTCCGACGGCTGGTCAGCTCCGGACTGACTCCACGGATGATCCGCCGTGTCGAGACCGACCTGCGGCGCCGGGCGCGGGCTTTGCTCGACGCCGTCGAGCCCGGGGTTCCCTTCGACTTCCTGGTCGACATCGCCGCCGAGGTGCCGATGCAGATGATCTGCATCCTGTTAGGCGTTCCCGAGGCCGACCGGCATTGGCTGTTCGAGGCGATCGAGCCCAGTTTCGACTTTCGCGGCTCACGCAAGGCGGTGGTGTCGCGGCTGTCCATCGAGGATGCCGGCAACCGGGTCTACACCTTCGGACGGGAGTTGATCGCGGCCAAGCGCGCCGAGCCCGCCGACGACATGCTCTCGGTGGTGGCCAACTCGACCGACCCTGAGCTCAGCGATCTCGAGGTGTATCTGTTCTTCCAGTTACTGTTCAGTGCCGGCGCCGAGACCACCCGCAACGCCATTGCCGGCGGGCTGCTGGCGCTATCGCAGTACCCAGACCAATATCGTTTGCTGCGTAGCGATTTCGATCTGCTGCCGACCGCCATCGAAGAGATCCTGCGCTGGACGTCACCGGCGCCGTCGAAGCGGCGCACCGCAACCCGGCGCGCAGTGCTCGGCGGGCAGACCATCGACGCCGGTCAGAAGGTGCTGGTGTGGGAGGGCTCAGCCAACCGTGACGCAGCGGTCTTCGACCGGGCCGAACAGTTCGACATCACCCGTAAACCCAACCCACACATCGGGTTCGGTCACGGCGCCCACTTCTGCCTGGGTGCCCACCTGGCCCGGCTGGAACTGCGGGTGCTCTACGAGGAGCTGCTGGGCCGGTTCGGTGAATTGGCGGTGGTGGCACCGGTGGAGTGGACCCGCAGCAACCGGCACACCGGGATGCGGCACATGATGGTGGAACTGCGGCCCTGA
- a CDS encoding DUF2334 domain-containing protein produces the protein MTGQLIVSVSGIGAHTQADAEAFCAQLDARGVDVSLLVAPRLGGGYRLDRDPGTVEWLTQRRADGAAIVLHGFDEAATKKRRGEFATLPAHEANLRLLGADRVLEHLGLRTRLFAAPGWTVSPGTVRALPRNGFRLLAGLHGITDLVLDHTVRARVLGVGAGFLSAPWWCRMVVASSERIARRGGVVRLSVGARQLAKPGVTAAMLEAVDTALGHGCRPERYGWPLAPVDVTSELSA, from the coding sequence GTGACCGGACAACTGATCGTCTCCGTCTCCGGGATCGGGGCGCACACCCAGGCCGACGCCGAGGCCTTCTGTGCGCAACTGGATGCCCGGGGCGTCGACGTGTCGCTGCTGGTGGCCCCGCGATTGGGTGGCGGCTACCGGCTCGACCGCGACCCCGGCACCGTCGAGTGGCTGACCCAGCGGCGTGCCGACGGTGCGGCGATCGTGCTGCACGGCTTCGACGAGGCCGCCACCAAGAAGCGCCGCGGCGAGTTCGCCACGCTGCCCGCCCACGAGGCCAATCTGCGGCTGCTTGGCGCCGACCGCGTCCTGGAGCACTTGGGCCTGCGCACCCGGCTGTTCGCCGCGCCTGGCTGGACCGTGTCGCCAGGCACCGTTAGGGCATTGCCGCGCAATGGTTTCCGGCTTCTGGCCGGTTTGCACGGCATCACCGACCTGGTACTGGACCACACCGTGCGGGCCCGGGTGCTCGGCGTCGGCGCGGGATTTCTCAGCGCGCCCTGGTGGTGCCGGATGGTGGTGGCCAGCAGCGAGCGCATCGCCCGTCGCGGCGGGGTGGTGCGGCTGTCGGTAGGTGCGCGGCAGCTGGCAAAGCCGGGCGTGACGGCGGCCATGCTGGAGGCGGTGGACACCGCGCTGGGCCACGGTTGCCGGCCGGAGCGCTACGGCTGGCCGCTGGCGCCGGTCGATGTGACCTCGGAGCTGAGCGCCTGA
- a CDS encoding S9 family peptidase: MTDVSQTLPGPPSAKRVDSTRTHHGDVFVDSYEWLRDKSDPAVIAHLEAENAYTDAATAHLEPLRQAIFDEIKARTKETDLSVPARRGDWWYYARTFEGKQYGVHCRCPISSPDDWDPPQLDEATEIPGEQVLLDQNAEAEGHDFFALGAASVSPDSHLLAYSVDVVGDERYTLRFKDLRSGELLPDEIAGIGAGVTWATDNQTVYYTTVDEAWRPDTVWRHRIGASAGSSEQVYHEDDERFWLSVGRTRSDAYVLIAAGSSITTEVRYADAADSHAEFTVVLPRREGVEYAVEHAIIGGQDQFLMLHNDGAVNFTLVQAPVNDPTAQQTLIAGRDDVRLDAVDAFAHHLVVGYRAEGLPRIQLWPIGADGDLQPPQEITFDTELTSSGLATNPNWDAPKLRVGATSFITPVRVYDIDLATGERTLLREQPVLGEYHSTDYVEYRDWAYAEDGTRIPVSVVHRAGIELPAPTLLYGYGAYEACEDPQFSIARLSLLDRGMVFAVAHVRGGGEMGRLWYERGKLLEKKNSFTDFVAVGRHLIDAGVCRPGHLVAMGGSAGGLLMGAVTNLAPDLFAGVVAQVPFVDPLTTILDPSLPLTVIEWDEWGNPLDDKDVYFYMKSYSPYENIARREYPPILAMTSLNDTRVYYVEPAKWVAALRHTKTDANPVLLKTEMNAGHGGISGRYERWKEIAFSYAWLLAVVGCG; encoded by the coding sequence ATGACCGACGTGTCGCAGACCCTTCCGGGACCGCCCTCGGCCAAGCGCGTCGACAGCACCCGCACTCACCACGGGGACGTCTTCGTCGACTCCTATGAGTGGCTGCGCGACAAGTCTGATCCCGCCGTCATCGCCCACCTCGAAGCCGAGAACGCTTACACCGACGCCGCCACGGCGCACCTGGAACCCTTGCGACAGGCCATTTTCGACGAGATCAAGGCCCGCACCAAGGAGACCGACCTGTCGGTGCCCGCCCGTCGCGGCGACTGGTGGTACTACGCGCGCACCTTCGAAGGAAAGCAGTACGGCGTGCACTGCCGCTGTCCGATCAGCAGCCCCGATGACTGGGATCCGCCCCAGCTCGACGAGGCCACCGAGATCCCCGGCGAACAGGTGCTGCTCGACCAGAACGCCGAGGCCGAAGGGCACGACTTCTTCGCGCTCGGCGCCGCCAGCGTCAGCCCGGACAGTCACCTCCTGGCCTACTCCGTCGACGTCGTCGGCGACGAGCGGTACACGCTGCGGTTCAAGGATCTTCGTAGCGGTGAGCTGCTTCCCGACGAGATCGCCGGGATCGGCGCCGGGGTGACCTGGGCGACCGACAACCAGACTGTCTACTACACGACCGTCGACGAGGCCTGGCGCCCGGATACCGTGTGGCGCCACCGAATCGGGGCTTCCGCAGGGTCTTCCGAGCAGGTCTACCACGAGGACGACGAACGATTCTGGTTGTCGGTGGGACGCACCCGCAGCGACGCCTACGTGTTGATCGCGGCCGGTTCGTCGATCACCACCGAGGTGCGCTACGCCGACGCGGCCGACTCGCACGCCGAGTTCACCGTGGTGCTGCCTCGGCGCGAAGGCGTCGAGTACGCCGTAGAGCACGCGATTATCGGCGGCCAGGACCAATTCCTGATGCTGCACAACGACGGAGCGGTCAACTTCACGCTGGTCCAGGCGCCGGTGAACGATCCAACGGCGCAGCAGACCCTGATCGCCGGACGCGACGACGTTCGGCTCGATGCGGTAGACGCCTTCGCCCACCACCTGGTGGTCGGGTACCGAGCCGAGGGCCTGCCCCGCATTCAACTGTGGCCGATCGGCGCGGACGGTGATCTCCAACCGCCGCAGGAGATCACCTTCGACACCGAGCTGACGTCGTCGGGTCTGGCCACCAATCCGAACTGGGACGCCCCGAAACTGCGGGTCGGTGCGACGTCCTTCATCACCCCGGTGCGGGTTTACGACATCGACCTTGCGACCGGGGAACGCACCCTGCTGCGCGAACAACCGGTGCTGGGCGAATACCACAGCACCGACTACGTTGAATACCGCGACTGGGCCTACGCCGAGGACGGCACCCGGATCCCCGTGTCGGTCGTGCACCGGGCCGGTATCGAACTCCCAGCTCCCACACTGCTTTACGGCTACGGGGCCTATGAGGCGTGCGAGGATCCGCAGTTCTCGATCGCTCGGTTGTCGCTGCTGGACCGGGGCATGGTGTTCGCCGTAGCCCACGTTCGCGGCGGCGGTGAGATGGGCCGGCTGTGGTACGAGCGCGGCAAGCTGCTGGAGAAGAAGAACAGCTTCACCGACTTCGTCGCTGTGGGCCGTCACCTGATCGATGCGGGGGTCTGCCGGCCCGGGCATCTGGTGGCGATGGGCGGCAGCGCCGGCGGCCTGCTGATGGGGGCGGTGACCAACCTGGCGCCGGACCTGTTCGCCGGCGTGGTGGCGCAGGTGCCGTTCGTCGACCCGCTGACCACCATCTTGGACCCGTCGCTGCCGTTGACCGTCATCGAATGGGACGAGTGGGGAAACCCGTTGGACGACAAGGACGTCTACTTCTACATGAAGTCCTACTCGCCGTACGAGAACATCGCCCGCCGGGAATATCCGCCGATCCTGGCGATGACCTCGCTGAATGACACTCGGGTGTACTACGTCGAGCCGGCGAAGTGGGTCGCGGCGCTGCGGCACACCAAGACCGACGCCAACCCGGTGTTGCTGAAAACCGAGATGAACGCCGGCCACGGCGGGATCTCCGGGCGCTATGAACGCTGGAAAGAGATCGCCTTCTCCTACGCCTGGCTGCTGGCGGTTGTCGGCTGCGGGTAA
- a CDS encoding glutathione peroxidase yields MSLAEIPLTTLDGRSTSLADYADRAVLVVNVASKCGLTPQYGALEQLAQDYGDRGLTVLGVPCNQFMGQEPGTAEEIQTFCSTTYGVTFPLLAKTDVNGADRHPLYAELTKAADAEGAAGDVQWNFEKFLLAPGATVVNRFRPTTAPDAPEVIAAIEAVLPG; encoded by the coding sequence ATGAGCCTCGCCGAAATCCCGCTGACCACCCTTGACGGCCGTTCCACCTCGCTGGCCGATTACGCCGACCGCGCGGTGCTCGTGGTCAACGTCGCGTCCAAATGCGGACTCACCCCGCAGTACGGCGCGCTGGAGCAGCTCGCGCAGGACTACGGCGATCGCGGCCTGACCGTGCTGGGCGTGCCCTGCAACCAGTTCATGGGCCAGGAGCCCGGAACAGCCGAAGAGATCCAGACCTTCTGCTCGACCACCTATGGGGTGACGTTTCCGTTGCTGGCCAAGACCGACGTCAACGGTGCGGACCGCCACCCGCTGTATGCCGAGCTGACCAAGGCCGCCGACGCCGAGGGCGCCGCCGGTGACGTGCAGTGGAATTTCGAGAAGTTCCTGCTCGCCCCGGGGGCCACCGTGGTCAACCGCTTCCGGCCCACCACGGCGCCGGACGCGCCCGAGGTGATCGCCGCCATCGAAGCCGTCCTGCCTGGCTGA
- a CDS encoding DUF2254 domain-containing protein, translating into MHTRSERFPSVRAAALAYRFRESLFALPLVIVFGGMALAVITRVADRNIGPSPRFLLKMDSGVATTLLSTIAGATITTAGVIFSLTIVSLQLASSQLSPRVMRWFIRDRLSQVVIGLLVATFVYCVLSLPDLDGSSPVPAPPLTVTVAVVLTIATVITIIAHVDHLAHRLEVGQVVREIAAEGSMVIDAVAAAAAHEQPAHEADMDVPPDALRLTSPGNGWVSQVDPQRLLAAIPAGTTIRLDTRVGAYIHLGQPLVTIWPVPANPDRVRDKLSRAVVVSDSRTMQEDVDFAFRQLVDIGLRALSSAINDPTTAVEATLRVGSLLRRVLTVQPRPRAVAGPDGRILLRPWDLDPKEYIGHGFDQLRQVAPSQPMVAAAILRVLRMLVAHVKEYGRPEHLPALREQTDLLLESLEMAPDLHPRDLARLKAIAADTTDPADHSRRRAIP; encoded by the coding sequence ATGCATACCCGCTCGGAACGCTTCCCCAGCGTGCGGGCGGCGGCGCTGGCCTACCGGTTCCGGGAGAGCCTGTTCGCGCTGCCGTTGGTGATCGTGTTCGGCGGGATGGCGCTCGCCGTCATCACCCGGGTGGCGGATCGCAACATCGGCCCGTCGCCGCGCTTCCTGCTGAAGATGGACAGCGGCGTGGCCACCACGCTGCTGTCCACCATCGCCGGCGCGACCATCACCACTGCGGGAGTCATCTTCTCGCTGACCATCGTCAGTCTGCAGCTGGCGAGTTCGCAGCTCTCACCCCGCGTGATGCGGTGGTTCATCCGGGACCGGCTCAGCCAGGTTGTGATCGGCCTGCTGGTCGCGACGTTCGTGTACTGCGTGCTGAGCCTGCCGGATCTCGATGGATCGTCGCCGGTGCCCGCGCCGCCGTTGACGGTGACGGTCGCGGTCGTGCTGACGATCGCCACCGTCATCACGATCATCGCGCACGTCGATCACCTGGCCCACCGCCTGGAGGTCGGACAGGTGGTGCGCGAGATCGCGGCCGAGGGCTCGATGGTGATCGACGCCGTCGCGGCCGCCGCCGCCCACGAGCAACCGGCCCACGAAGCCGACATGGATGTTCCTCCGGACGCGTTGCGGCTGACCTCACCCGGCAACGGCTGGGTCAGCCAAGTCGACCCCCAGCGGCTGTTGGCTGCCATCCCGGCCGGCACCACAATCCGGTTGGACACCCGCGTGGGTGCCTACATCCACCTGGGCCAGCCGCTGGTCACCATTTGGCCGGTGCCGGCCAATCCGGATCGGGTGCGGGACAAGCTGTCCCGGGCCGTCGTCGTCAGTGACAGCCGCACCATGCAGGAAGACGTCGACTTCGCCTTCCGGCAGCTGGTCGATATCGGGCTGCGTGCGCTCAGCTCGGCGATCAACGACCCGACCACCGCGGTGGAGGCGACGCTGCGGGTGGGCAGCCTGCTGCGCCGGGTGCTGACAGTACAACCGCGGCCGCGGGCGGTGGCCGGGCCGGACGGGCGAATACTGTTGCGGCCCTGGGATCTCGATCCCAAGGAGTACATCGGGCACGGTTTCGACCAACTTCGCCAGGTTGCGCCCAGTCAGCCCATGGTGGCGGCGGCGATCCTGCGGGTGTTGCGGATGCTGGTTGCGCACGTCAAGGAATACGGCCGCCCGGAGCACCTGCCCGCCCTGCGCGAACAGACCGACCTGCTTCTGGAATCGCTGGAGATGGCGCCGGATCTGCACCCCCGTGATCTCGCCCGGCTCAAGGCGATCGCCGCCGACACCACCGATCCGGCCGACCACAGCCGCCGGCGGGCGATTCCGTAG
- a CDS encoding TetR/AcrR family transcriptional regulator encodes MSNGRPTRRDMHAELTRTAVLDAARTLFVAKGFEATSVDEIAQASHSSKGAVYHHFRDKQAIFAEVFRLSQADVMQAVLPGALESMPDDASPWDQALLAISAVLRCYVHNHDARVLLRESASALGWDRKQTVDEELALPLLRGVLGELIETGQIVAVPVGVTAELLYALLSKTGPIIAAAADPAQAVNEIEPVLFALLNGLHREPSQPAGQAKRLGFARPQTP; translated from the coding sequence ATGAGTAACGGGAGGCCGACCCGGCGGGACATGCACGCCGAGCTCACGCGGACCGCGGTGCTCGACGCCGCCCGGACCCTTTTCGTTGCCAAGGGCTTCGAAGCGACCTCGGTCGATGAGATCGCGCAGGCTTCGCACTCCAGCAAGGGTGCCGTCTACCACCACTTTCGCGACAAGCAGGCGATCTTCGCCGAGGTGTTCAGGCTCAGCCAAGCCGACGTCATGCAGGCCGTATTACCGGGCGCCCTGGAGTCCATGCCCGACGACGCCAGCCCGTGGGACCAGGCGCTGTTGGCGATCAGCGCGGTGCTGCGCTGCTACGTCCACAATCACGACGCACGGGTGTTGCTGCGGGAATCAGCCAGCGCATTGGGTTGGGACCGCAAGCAGACCGTCGACGAGGAGCTGGCGCTTCCGTTGCTGCGCGGGGTGCTCGGCGAGCTGATCGAGACCGGCCAGATCGTGGCCGTGCCGGTCGGCGTCACCGCCGAACTGCTGTACGCCCTGCTCAGCAAGACGGGGCCCATCATCGCCGCCGCCGCCGATCCCGCCCAGGCGGTCAACGAGATCGAGCCGGTGCTGTTCGCGTTGTTGAACGGCCTGCATCGCGAGCCGTCGCAGCCGGCCGGCCAAGCCAAACGCTTGGGTTTCGCCCGGCCGCAAACGCCCTGA